In the Mytilus galloprovincialis chromosome 10, xbMytGall1.hap1.1, whole genome shotgun sequence genome, one interval contains:
- the LOC143047868 gene encoding uncharacterized protein LOC143047868 isoform X2, translating into MIIYWIYLLIPYFSTDDTAQHCLHGFRQFIKLKLARSNNLDVHEWRYVSMRYINSYKFTISILLAILVVILPAIVGLAEKKPCKGYCLFIAFGSVMGITSSFIRLLFIGISKDLIAANEPEAQLFNREIIAETTSSESSTKMIETSVNFEEENEENSIS; encoded by the exons ATGATAATTTACTGGATTTATCTTTTGATTCCATACTTTTCAACAGATGACACAG cACAACATTGTTTACATGGATTTCGACAATTTATAAAACTGAAGTTAGCAAGGAGTAATAACTTAGATGTTCATGAGTGGAGATACGTATCAATGCGGTATATAAATT CATACAAGTTTACAATATCAATTTTGCTAGCAATATTAGTAGTAATACTTCCTGCTATTGTTGGATTAGCCGAAAAAAAGCCATGCaaag GTTATTGTTTGTTTATAGCTTTTGGTTCAGTAATGGGAATTACTAGCAGTTTTATTCGACTACTTTTTATAG GTATTTCAAAAGATTTGATAGCTGCAAATGAACCCGAGGCACAATTATTCAATAGAGAAATTATAGCAG AAACTACAAGTAGTGAAAGCAGTACGAAAATGATAGAAACCTCTGtgaattttgaagaagaaaacgAAGAGAACTCAATTAGTTGA
- the LOC143047868 gene encoding uncharacterized protein LOC143047868 isoform X1, translating into MNVTFLCIWFAATVISSCKACADICINWKISNNTLVITCKISDLNFGVKMTDPQGVEQGYCFLPHPHPSCHAMFSNGSLTQNINSKETVLKITGKLDKRVNGFWTCFHGRFVKNASVEVTIPEPQCDTSNTHLTKECWFLLSHWTLLSFFTSFMIIYWIYLLIPYFSTDDTAQHCLHGFRQFIKLKLARSNNLDVHEWRYVSMRYINSYKFTISILLAILVVILPAIVGLAEKKPCKGYCLFIAFGSVMGITSSFIRLLFIGISKDLIAANEPEAQLFNREIIAETTSSESSTKMIETSVNFEEENEENSIS; encoded by the exons ATGAATGTCACATTTCTGTGTATATGGTTTGCGGCTACAGTGATTTCAA GTTGTAAAGCATGTGCCGATATTTGTATCAATTGGAAAATAAGCAACAACACTTTAGTTATCACATGTAAAATATCCGATCTGAATTTCGGAGTAAAGATGACAGATCCACAAGGTGTTGAACAGGGATACTGCTTTTTACCACATCCACACCCATCATGTCATGCTATGTTTTCAAATGGTTCACTGACTCAAAATATAAACTCAAAGGAAACAGTACTGAAAATAACCGGAAAGTTAGATAAGCGTGTGAATGGCTTTTGGACATGTTTTCACGGAAGATTCGTCAAGAATGCAAGTGTCGAAGTAACGATTCCAGAACCACAGTGTG atacAAGTAATACACATCTAACGAAAGAGTGTTGGTTCCTTCTGTCACACTGgactttattatcattttttacatCATTTATGATAATTTACTGGATTTATCTTTTGATTCCATACTTTTCAACAGATGACACAG cACAACATTGTTTACATGGATTTCGACAATTTATAAAACTGAAGTTAGCAAGGAGTAATAACTTAGATGTTCATGAGTGGAGATACGTATCAATGCGGTATATAAATT CATACAAGTTTACAATATCAATTTTGCTAGCAATATTAGTAGTAATACTTCCTGCTATTGTTGGATTAGCCGAAAAAAAGCCATGCaaag GTTATTGTTTGTTTATAGCTTTTGGTTCAGTAATGGGAATTACTAGCAGTTTTATTCGACTACTTTTTATAG GTATTTCAAAAGATTTGATAGCTGCAAATGAACCCGAGGCACAATTATTCAATAGAGAAATTATAGCAG AAACTACAAGTAGTGAAAGCAGTACGAAAATGATAGAAACCTCTGtgaattttgaagaagaaaacgAAGAGAACTCAATTAGTTGA